A stretch of DNA from Drosophila virilis strain 15010-1051.87 chromosome 5, Dvir_AGI_RSII-ME, whole genome shotgun sequence:
CGTATTGAGGGCCACCAAACGTTCGTTCGATGTATTCGGCAGCGGATCGTAGGAGCCCACTTGCTCAATTACAGGCTGATGTTGGTTCTTGCGGCGCTGTAAGCACGGATTTGTGAGATATGTTATGGAACTTGAAAGTGAGACTCAGACCTCCATAACAACAATGTGATAGAATGGACGATTCGTGCAGCCTAGACGCACAAAACGTATTATCTTGGCCGAGTGCTTATAGAAGCGGCCAATGCCACTGGCAGGTGACAGGGACATTTCAGGATTTATTCAAAACTTTGTTTAACAAGAAAATGTGTTATGAAAACAGACCGACAAACGATATCGATAGTCAACAAACAAGTTAGCTGTTATcgaaatattaatttaaagaaatcgaATAGCCTTTGACTCGCAAGATTGATAGCAgagcattaaattaattacaggACCATAATCGAAGGACCAAATGTACGCTGTAAAGTGACGTGGATGTATTTAATAACACTGTATTCGTGCAACTCTGTGTGCTGTGCACTTTGTGTACACACTGGTCACTCATACAAAATGGCGTCAGCAGTCGAGCACGAACACTAAGGAATTTTTCAGtggtgtctgtgtctgtgaaTTTATATTTGGGGTAAAAAAAACTGTGtgcgtttattttgtttataaattttattgcaaatacggcacataaatacatagcgcgtacacacacaccaacacacaccaATTCAAAAGTGCGCTTATcaatgaattgaattgaatttgaggcagcagcagcagcaagaagcaCGCCAGCGCCAACGAAGTGAATTTTTCGAGGGAACGGAAAAAAATGGCGCCCGCCTCAGCCACAGAAGCAAGTTGACTTTCTTTTCGGTGTGTGTAGTTCGTCGCCGCACTCGTCGCTCGTTTTCGTCGCATATTTGTCGCGATCAAATAGTGAAAAAGAGagaaatattgcaaattgcaTCAAAAACGCGACGTCGACGTACAGCAGGAGGCTAGTATTTTGTACGTGATTTTGTAtaactacatacatatacatataatacaaatacaagCAACAGAAAAGTGCAATTACATTTGCGTTTGGAAATTTTGCGCTTTTTTCTCTTTCGCCTCCCCCTTTTTCTGCTTTGCCTCATTTATAATGTGCGCTGCACAGAGCAATCCGCCGCCCTTCGGCTACACTTGGGGTTTTGCAGACAACGGCAATCGTGCCGCAGAATCAGTTTTGGAGATATCGCCAAATATTAACTACACTGTCAGTGGGGAATCGGTAAGTGAAGTCTCAATTTGTATGTATACTTCGAATTTCCTTCGTTGCAtatcaatttgttttattctttttttcattgtttCTTTCCTTATATCGAATGCGAGTGCTTTTGCAAGTGCAAGCTGCTTTGCTAAATAACCAATCGACCCAACGAACTAGCTAGCCAACCCCCCTCCAGCCACCCACGTAAtatatgttgctgttgctttcccACAGCGAATCGTGTTGTGTCTTCTCTCCGCTCCCCTTTTGTACGTTGTTGTTGGCCTAACAACAGcgccacatacacacaagcacaccgATTAGAGATGGCCACCTAATGGTGGTCGTGTACACGAATAACACGATTAGAGTTTAAATCTCATTAATTCTCTGCTAAAGTGTCAAAAGTGCTACTGCTATTCACATACAAAGTACAGCTTTAAAGCACATTTAATTATCtctcaatttaaaattatataattttcatgtagcacgacataattgttattggctgacaaaattatatgtcACGCTCCCATCActaatacagatacagctacgtcgttcgctcgctcgctcactCGCTGGTTTTGCGCTCTGTATGTATAAGTGCATCGgccatatatatgtgtatgtacgtaCGCAGGGTTGAGCGCgtgtatgtatacacatacgatatgcatacatacgtgAAGGCtcaaatacaagaaaaaaaaccagCTACATATACTTTTATGTAACTGCGTTGGTCATGCGAATGCGAGCGAGTGTGTTAGAATTCTTTTACCATACATTTATACGAAATTTTTTCGTTTCCATTTCATTCGTAAACATTCATAATTTGGTATTTGTAAAAAGTATGCGTACGTAAGGTACATACATAGCATACGTATGCATGTAGATTTGATTgtatgcaaacaaacaaaaatacgcACGTTGCGCTGCAACACGCGGCGGCAGCTGATTTCAATGCAACTCCCATTCTCCCGTGATAaggcaatttaattaaactataTGGTTTAATTATTAAACGTGTGGTAGGCGAAATCTACTATAGTATGGCGTTGGCAAAAGCAATCGAATATAATcgataaacatatatatatatatatatacataagcaTATTTTTCCATTCATCTAATTTACtgtaaatttatttcatattgGTTTTTAATCataaatttttatgttgcgtttctgttcattttgtgcgttcattttgtttttgtaaaacAACTTTTCTTATACAATTGGCAGTACATTTTTTCGTTGGCATGAGAGTGCAACCCTATTTCGCTGTGTTTCTGCCTTCCTCTTTGCGCACGTTTGTGAACACTTACACACGCAGACGATGTTTCGTTGTGTTTGAATTCGCCGCCGTGTTCTGGCGACcattttgtgtgcatgtgtgcggcAGACGTCAATTCGCCGTTCGTTGAATATTCAACACTAACACACTCGCAACGCACGCACACCTGAATACGACGCTCTCTTACGGACGCATACACACCCAGTTCTCGGTACATTAGTGTGCGTGCGGTACGTGCGTGTGTTTTGATTACACTTGCTTACGTTTTGGCGCTCAACAATCTGTCAAAAGTCCAATTGTACAcacgttcacacacacacacacacacactcacacacacactgctcGAGCGCAGTGGAAAAAGCGCGCGCTTTGCTGTCGCTGTTTCGTatgctcttcttcttgttcttctgccgccgctgctgttgccgctgtcgccaccgccaccgctgCTTGCATTCCTTTCATTTGGCATAGtgttctcttctttttttttatcaactgTTGCTGCGCCAATGCGCTGCGCAGGTGTAGCGTGTTAATAAGacaaaatgaacaacaaaaacaacaaagcgcaacataaaatacaaaaatactaCTATGAATCGATAATTGCAGTGGCAACTGTACTTTTGTACTAATCATTAGCATAGAATTAGATTAATTAACCTAACCCAAAACTATGTATATTGGATTAATTAATGTGTTATGCAACGGCGTTCAGTGTTGAGCAACGCTGAAAAACACTTGCACTTGCATTTCCTGTAATCTGTTCGGTTTTTGGGgacaaatcaatcaatcaatatcaatcagtcaatcaatcaatcaatcaaacaaGCAAGCAAACAAACTAACAACAGACATGAAcaatcaaaagcaaaacaaatcgaGTATAAAATGCTATCAAAATAACATCATCCATCATCCGTTATGAATCGTATTTGTGGAGACTTTTTGGTGCATCTGAGTTATACTGAAAACAATGTGTACACACCCGTTTTAGATGCCCTATCTGTTATCCACGGATGGATCATTGGCCGTACAAAAGGATGTTAAAGGTGCACTCAGCAGCAATAAGGGCAATGTCGTTCGGCGCATGTTCGTGGTGAACGATTCCTCATTTGCGCCCGGAACACAAAGGTGCGTTTTCAaagacaaaacttaaaacaatCAGAATCtcaccataaaaaaaaaaagataaacaaaaaaaaagttccataaaacaagaaaaagctaaaataaaGCCTCGTTTTTTTCTCGTCCGCTTCGAtgcgctctttctctctctctctctctctctctctctcttttcccactctctttctatctctaTCCATCCACAGAGTAATTACCACAGGCTCCGCATCGACGGTGGTCAAAAAACAGGACTCTGGTCAACAGGTGTTGAGCATAAATTCGCTCGATAAGAACTGTAAGTGTTCGTCGTTAAAAATCagtttttaaaaacaaacgaaaatctGTTTGAGAAATCAAATACAATTAGTGTTGCACGCGTTGTTGATGTGTTGTAATCGATTTGATTTGAATAATCGATCGTTAGGGGTTTTCGCTAATCGATTGttctctctcttctctctctttctctctatctctctacTCCTCTGTTTCTACTCGCTACTTTCCGCTCGCTCGCTGTACTCTcccacacccccccccccccccccccccactaAATGTAATATTCACTTTCTGGAActctgtttctctctctctctctctctctctctctctctgttgtCGCTGTGTTTGCTCTTGTATTGCTGTCACGCATTACCAACACCAACACTACCACTACCACCCACCCCCTCATTATTCCCCGCCCCTTTCCACATCATTCACCTACTCTCTATACACTCATAATACACACGACGGGCGGCGGGCGGCGGGCTGTGGCGCATTAGATCTTTTGGTCGATCaggcaacagcggcagcagctgcggctgcagcaggTGGAGGTGATCCGGCGTCTGCTGCACATCATCATACATTGACAAATGGCAGCATTGTTGATGCCAAAACTGGACAAACGGTATTGACCACATCGGGTGCTGCCGCGGCCGCGGCCAAATCGCATTTTAGCTCAATTGGTGCACTGCATCTGACCCAAGAGGAATGCAATGAGATCTTAATCAAGCGCGCCATTGCAGCCGGCCACGGCCACCATCAGACGCACACAATCACCGCTGGCGACGGAgcgcaccaccaccaccaccaccaccatcaTTCGACGGCGCCAGGCGCGACACCAAGTAAGCATCTCAAATCTGTGTTGTGCTCGAATATCTCCTCCTTCTCCTCCTACAACTCTCCTCAACTGCTCAACTGCTCTACTGctctactgctactgctataCTCTGGCCTCTGGCACTGGTATTCGGTGTATTCTCGTTGCTTACCCGTTGCGTCACCTTACGTTATGCGCTTACGCAACGTTACGTTACATCATGTCTCGTTACGTTGCGTTACGTTTTGCGTCCCTGCTTACCGTATATACaactctttttatttttcggttcaaaattgaattttgttttgttttgtttcttttctttttttttttagtttagttttcgttttctaaaaatatacaaaaaaaaaaaataaaaaatatatatatttttattttcttttctcttaatttttttttgtttggtttttttgtttttttctgttcgTTCTGTTGAGTTTGTGTTCGGTTCGTACTtttgattttctttctttgtttatcttctcttttatttttgatatcTTCCTTTGAATTCCATTTGGTTATTGTTCCGTTGGCGGTGCAACAACACTCTTAGGTGACATACTTCCTGGTATTTCAGTTCAAGTACAGAAAGTAATACAAGGACTCGAAGAGAACGAGGACTCGCAGGGCGACGCACCCAACTTAAAGTTGGAGCCAGGCACATTAGAATTGTCCCCAAAGACCGAACTACAGGAATCAATGCATTTCAGCGAAGTAAGCCCAACATTTATGCTACACAAAAACacttaaacaaatcaaatcaaatcaaatcaaataaattaatttaaaaaaaaagaatagtatatttataaattaaatattcctCGCGTTAAATAAATAGTAATCaacgtctctctctctctctctctctctctctctccctttctctctcttccgTCGTCTCTGTTTATTCTCCATTTTAGACCGACGCCACCATCAAAAAGGAGCGCCCGTACAGTTGTGACGAGTGCGGCAAATCCTTTCTGCTCAAACATCATTTGACAACACACGCACGCGTGCACACAGGTGGTTGTTCTTGTTCCTAGCACATACCCATTATTAAAGCGAGCAGGTCTAACCCCCCAACACTCTCTTCCCCACACTCTCTTTGTATCTGTTCACTCTGTAGGCGAACGTCCACACATTTGCACCCATTGcggcaaaagttttgcgcaCAAACATTGTCTAAATACGCATCTACTGCTCCATTCGACGGATCGGCCATATCAGTGTCAGGAGTGCAAGAAGAGCTTTACGCTTAAGCATCATCTGTTGACGCATTCGCGTGTCCATAGTCGGGAGCGGCCATTTGTGTGCCAGGAGTGCGGACGTGCATTTCCCCTCAAGCGTCATCTGGTCACGCACAGTAAATTTCACGCCGGCGAACGTCCCTACGTCTGCGAGGAATGCGGTGAGAGTTTCGCACAGGAGAATCACCTGATTATGCACTCGCGGTTAGTAGCGCAGACACACTCTGTCTTACCTAATACATTAACTAAAGCAAGCAAATTGTTTTGCAGCTTTCATGGTTCATTGAATCCATTTGTTTGTGCTGATTGCGGTGCCTCGTTTCCACGCAAATTTCAATTGGTTAATCACGGACGCATACACGGCAAGATACCACACTCCTGCACAGTTTGCGGCAAAGAATTTCTACAGAAGCGCACCCTAGTATCCCACATGAGGTAAGCCGTCTGTCTATACTCCAAGCTCagtttttaataacatttgttttttttcgggGTTTCTTAGGCGCGTACATACCGGCGAGCAGGCGCATCCCTGCGTCAGCTGCGGCGAAGGTTTCCTCACCAAGGCGGAACTGCATCAGCATGTCCGTGCGGCGCACAACGGCGTCAATCCCAATACGAGCAGTGCCACCATTATAGCCAATCAACAGGTATGCTTAACAAGTTAAACTCAATTGGTGCAtcatgtttaattaaattgaaattcaagcAGATACAACAGCCGCATCATCATCCAGGACATCCGCAGACGATCACCGTTGTCAGCAATCCGGCTAATTCAACGCTGCTCACCGTCTCCACAACCGATGCCAATGGCGTTGCGCGTCCACAATTCGTTTGCCGGTAATACTAATTATATGGCTGTTATTCCTTacttaacattttgttaataataaaacttTTGGTCGTTATAGCGAATGCGGCAGCGCGTTTAACAGCCGGGAGGCGCTCGCCTTGCACTTGCGACTGCACACGGGCGACAAGAGCCTTATGACCGATCTGTGCGCTTTGACAGCAGCGCTGCCCGGTCACTTTTTGAGCACGGCGAGCCTCAATCCGGGCACTGTGGTAACGGCCAATCCAAATTTGGTGGGCCAGAGTCCGGTGCCGGTGCAAATCATATCATCCACCGGTCAGGTGATGTCGCAGACCACGCTGGTGCAGGCCGCCAATTCGACCCATCCGCAAGCGGTTGTCACAGCCGTGCCCACAATGCCCGTCCATGGGCAACAGCATCTGCAGCACatccagcaacagcagcagcaacagcatgtGGTCACCGTATCGCCGGCCAACAAGCCAAAATCGCATTTCTGCGCCAGCTGCGGCAAGGGATTCGCCGCCAAGCACGGCCTCATGCAGCACAATCGACGACATCCAAACGGCGGCTGCACGGTGCGCACCCATGTCTGCGAGTGTGGAAAGGCATTCTTCCAAAAGAACCATCTGATGCTGCATCAGCGCCAGCATTTGGAAACAAAGCCAGCCATATCGCAGCAACAGGTATGCTAAGTGCCCAGCCCAAGACCCAACAAGTCCCCACACCCAATCCATAGATActacctacacacacacacatatatatatatatatacatataaatgtatatatatatatatcttcaattattcaattcaatttaaattattgtgttttcaatttgctttgatttataaaaaaaaaaagaacgaaaagaaagaaaaataaatttaaaaactggCATAGATtaacatataatttaattagttttatattATGTGGGAGCAGTTAGTCTAGCCTCTAAGCtatgcaatttaatttagcTATTAACTCGAACTAAGCAATTGTTACCGAgtatcaacaataacaataataataatattaaaaacacCAGCAGTTAAATGCTTTAAGTTAAATGTTGTAGGTAGATCTCGAGGCTTTTGTGTCGGTCTGTTGAGAAactttcatttctttttccATTGAACTCTATTCCAAGTTTATTTTCCGATtagtttaatataaataaaaataacagcaactagttacatacaaacatatctTTGAAATTCTTGTGTTGCGTTTCttaatgttttatttgaaatatataattgtGTAAAATGAatcacaaacaaaacaaagaaaaacaaaaacaaaaacaataatgaaAATCACGAAATGATAATTAATTAACTTCGAATACTTGCAGCTTGTTGTACCAACTACTTCTtactaaataaacaataaagaaATAGATCAACAAGATCAACtgaacaataataaaagctaaagATAACTActtacactcacacacacacacacacatatgcacacacacgcacacacacagcctgAATGTTCGTAAATACCaaagcaaattctatttgtaaAGTgccgtctgtctgtgtgtgcgtgtgtgtctgtgcgtgtgtgtgtgtgtgtggcagactctttgaaaagaaaaacttgataaaccaataaaaccaaaataaaacataGATCAAAAATACTACAGTAAAAACGTTACAATATTCTGTAATACGTGCACGCAAAATAAAGGCTTCACTGTGCGCGTTTTAGgtgtgtataaaaaaaaacaaaacaaaacaaaaaatatatattccaaatTGTCCCAATAATCAAATACTATAACATACGTATTATTGTCATGTGTATTTAGCAATGTGTCctataattatttatgtacaaTTATTatcttctttgtttttttttttttgtttttttgcgtGTCTGTGCCTGTtgtctctctctgtgtatgttgttgttgttgttgttttttgtgtatttaccTATTTAGCTATACCCTAGTTTTCTGTGCTCTTTGTTAAATGTGCCCTCATtcccaaaaaagaaaaatcaaaaacaaatgcaaactacaattttgaaatgtttcGATTTCGTTAGAACCCATCCCTCCCCCTCCACGCccctttttttcaattttgcttGAGCGtaattttagtttagtttttataaatacattttccatatatgaatacatttaagttatttttattgttgagcCAGAAAAGATTTGCTAAAGCCTTGAACTCTTTGCAGGAGGCTgacgtgcagcagcagcagcagcagcaacaacaacaacaagcggccGCTGCGGCTGCCGCCGCGGGACAACAGTCCACCCAGGTGGAGGTGCAAATAATGCCCGGTGGCCATGCCAAGGTCATCAAATACGAGATCTGTCGAAATGTGCTGCAGGAGGAGCAGgcggggcagcagcagcaacagcagcaggcgtcCATGCATGCTGAATAAGATAGGAGGAGGGAGGAAGAGGAGGGAGCAGAAAGGGGGAGAGAGATAGTTGATTAAATTTGATAAGCGCAGTTAATTTTATAGCATTTTTGTTGTaactttttgtaaatatacaaAGCCAAtttgtgcaattgcaattgcgcGGCAAAAGATTgctccccacacacacacacacacacaaacacacatatgtacacccacccacgcacacaagcagaattatatagatatatatatatatatacagatatatagaACTTATCAAGAGGGCAGCTTTTACAGgctacacccacacacacacacagctaaaAGTGAATGAGAGATCCTGGAGCGTATATGAGAGTTAAGCGATTCCCTTAGTTTTATGAATTTAGTTACCATTTAGCTATTAATAGACACCTAGCTatacacaccacacacaaatactacacacacccacacacatatgtacatcaAATACAATTGTAACTGTAACTATAGATATTCTGTTATAATTTCTTTGTGATGCATTGGTCGCATCTAAAACAAGAACCTCGTCATAAgttgcaaaagtttttatctaattacattttaattgtaacttttaacacacacacacgcacatatgtatatacacacatatatatacaaattgaaagaattatctatatatatatatatatatatgtatgtatatggcaTATGCCTAAACATATAACGCCTAACTGTAAActatgtatacatattaaaaaaaaaaagagaaaaataaatattaagcaTAAAAACAACTGCAACTACGTTTAGTTTTAGGCACGCtaattaacaattattattattattattataattataattattataattacaatGAATACGTACATTTGCGAACCGCACTCTGCGTCGCGATCATGTTGTTGTGGGCGTGATCGTGGGCGTTTGTCcagcacactcacacacacacacacacacacagacagacaacaTTTTCAAGCTTGTAcataaaaaggaaaagaaaaaacaaaacaacttgCAACGTGTAACCAGAACTAGAACTTAAGTGAATGCAAAACAGGTCTAAactgaaatttaaaataaaagaatgaATATTCAATGAGTGTAGCCGGTTCGGTTGGGggcggccacgcccacgcccacaggCGACTCTTGGAATAGGTGCCTGGCAcaataactaaagaaaaactttaaatacgacCGGAAAGCAGagggaaaaagaaaaacaaaataaatatagaagcATAAATAGTTGATAAGTGTAACGTTTTAGTTGTGTAACAAAATTATAGACAACCgtaaataatgcaaaattgaaaagaaaaaacaattagTTTatagacacgcacacacacacacacgcatacacacacacacgcatacacacacacacacacacacacagttccATCAATAAATGCACGCTTTTTGTGGCAAGATGAAATGCGATAGAAAGAAAGAAACCAACAAACAAATCTATTATCAAAACtgtaaaaatacatttaaaacaaaaacaaaaagaaaagaaaagaaaacaaacaacttaTACCTTAACGTTAGGAATGCGTTCAAATAAATGCAACAAGTAAATCGATAACATAATCCGATAAATAGATGAACCTAATATTAAGcgtatattttaatatgtaaGCCTTAAAGAAAATACGActatgaataataaaaaaaaaagaatgtgtAACTGTAATTATTGACAAAGCCGTTCAATTAATTGTTGTACGTAATCAAAGTGTGACCgtattcaattgaatttttgttcaaaatgAAATTGCGCCTGCTTAAAAGCATTAAAatgttcttttttattttagactTGATTCGAAATGTAAAAAGGAaactattaattttttaaattaacataTCTTGTAATTAAATACTAAGTTTTCATCCTTAATTTGAATCCCTATTGAAGATATCCTTAATTTAAATAGTGTGGCTAAATTAGACCTAAAACTTCTGCCAATATTCTGATTTTCTGTATTAACTTTGTTAACTAAAGCCGAACATATGTAAGTGTGGTATGCCTATTCTAATTGGACTGTTCTCCAATGAGTCCAACAAGTCGCCTCGGATCTTTCGAATATTTTGGCAGTATCTTTCAGTTCATGTTGATGTCATACATAATTGCAAATTGGCAGCAAAGTAAAAACATTAGTCAAATCGTTTATATTTCTCAGATAACAGAGGCCTCACTTTCTGCAATAACAATTGTTGGCCAAAAGAAATGTTGCCTGCAAAtgctttaataatttatttatagattggccgattaaacaaacaaacagaacaATTGTGAGCCAAAATGGAATTGTGCCTTGTGAATTATGAATCAGCCGGCGGTTGGCTTGATCCGAGTTCGTTCTCTTCTCCGGGCAGCTACTTAAAGCGTTTCATTGTTAGGTAATAAGTAAACAGGTTAGCCAAGCAAGTTCTCTTCTAGTCGAATAagttaatatatgtataacattCTCAGGAATTTTACTCAGCCTAATACATGTTGAGTTCCCAGTTAGATAAGATACAAATACCCATACATAGCAAACATGTGTGTAGCTTCGTTTTGTTGTGCGATAAAGCGAAAATGTTTAGCATTTTTTACTAGCCATACCCATTAAACGAGTTAACGTGGTCTAGACCAGTTGTGAAAGGGTTAAAGTATGTTTAAAACTGAGACAAATCTACGTATATATAATGTATCTCAAGGTTCAATGCTCCAGTATctgaattatttaaaaccaGATAACTTGCACAAATGTGAAGTAATTGTTTAGAGATTTGATATGGATATATTTGAGCATATTAAGGAACGATTCTGAAACTTTCACAATAATCGCTTGATAATTACGCGAGTTATGCAGAATTGTACGTAGTACAGGGTATAGCTAGGTCTGCTATTCGCCTTGCGGCGCTTGCTAACTATTCGTAATCATTTTGActtaatgcaaaaaataattagCGTTGTTTTTACATGAAGTCACGAAGCTactaaccaaaaaaaaaacaaacgaaaaacccAAAACGATTTGACCATATGGCGCTCCTAGGGAAGGCACGTACATATCAAACATTTGACATGCACAGCCCTCAAGTCGTCACATCTCATTCATAATTTCAATAGTTTGTtaattgtttat
This window harbors:
- the cg gene encoding zinc finger protein 432 isoform X13; translation: MCAAQSNPPPFGYTWGFADNGNRAAESVLEISPNINYTVSGESMPYLLSTDGSLAVQKDVKGALSSNKGNVVRRMFVVNDSSFAPGTQRVITTGSASTVVKKQDSGQQVLSINSLDKNSGHGHHQTHTITAGDGAHHHHHHHHHSTAPGATPIQVQKVIQGLEENEDSQGDAPNLKLEPGTLELSPKTELQESMHFSETDATIKKERPYSCDECGKSFLLKHHLTTHARVHTGGERPHICTHCGKSFAHKHCLNTHLLLHSTDRPYQCQECKKSFTLKHHLLTHSRVHSRERPFVCQECGRAFPLKRHLVTHSKFHAGERPYVCEECGESFAQENHLIMHSRFHGSLNPFVCADCGASFPRKFQLVNHGRIHGKIPHSCTVCGKEFLQKRTLVSHMRRVHTGEQAHPCVSCGEGFLTKAELHQHVRAAHNGVNPNTSSATIIANQQQIQQPHHHPGHPQTITVVSNPANSTLLTVSTTDANGVARPQFVCRECGSAFNSREALALHLRLHTGDKSLMTDLCALTAALPGHFLSTASLNPGTVVTANPNLVGQSPVPVQIISSTGQVMSQTTLVQAANSTHPQAVVTAVPTMPVHGQQHLQHIQQQQQQQHVVTVSPANKPKSHFCASCGKGFAAKHGLMQHNRRHPNGGCTVRTHVCECGKAFFQKNHLMLHQRQHLETKPAISQQQEADVQQQQQQQQQQQAAAAAAAAGQQSTQVEVQIMPGGHAKVIKYEICRNVLQEEQAGQQQQQQQASMHAE
- the cg gene encoding zinc finger protein 432 isoform X12, translating into MCAAQSNPPPFGYTWGFADNGNRAAESVLEISPNINYTVSGESMPYLLSTDGSLAVQKDVKGALSSNKGNVVRRMFVVNDSSFAPGTQRVITTGSASTVVKKQDSGQQVLSINSLDKNSGHGHHQTHTITAGDGAHHHHHHHHHSTAPGATPSDILPGISVQVQKVIQGLEENEDSQGDAPNLKLEPGTLELSPKTELQESMHFSETDATIKKERPYSCDECGKSFLLKHHLTTHARVHTGGERPHICTHCGKSFAHKHCLNTHLLLHSTDRPYQCQECKKSFTLKHHLLTHSRVHSRERPFVCQECGRAFPLKRHLVTHSKFHAGERPYVCEECGESFAQENHLIMHSRFHGSLNPFVCADCGASFPRKFQLVNHGRIHGKIPHSCTVCGKEFLQKRTLVSHMRRVHTGEQAHPCVSCGEGFLTKAELHQHVRAAHNGVNPNTSSATIIANQQQIQQPHHHPGHPQTITVVSNPANSTLLTVSTTDANGVARPQFVCRECGSAFNSREALALHLRLHTGDKSLMTDLCALTAALPGHFLSTASLNPGTVVTANPNLVGQSPVPVQIISSTGQVMSQTTLVQAANSTHPQAVVTAVPTMPVHGQQHLQHIQQQQQQQHVVTVSPANKPKSHFCASCGKGFAAKHGLMQHNRRHPNGGCTVRTHVCECGKAFFQKNHLMLHQRQHLETKPAISQQQEADVQQQQQQQQQQQAAAAAAAAGQQSTQVEVQIMPGGHAKVIKYEICRNVLQEEQAGQQQQQQQASMHAE
- the cg gene encoding zinc finger protein 432 isoform X16 codes for the protein MCAAQSNPPPFGYTWGFADNGNRAAESVLEISPNINYTVSGESMPYLLSTDGSLAVQKDVKGALSSNKGNVVRRMFVVNDSSFAPGTQRVITTGSASTVVKKQDSGQQVLSINSLDKNFQVQKVIQGLEENEDSQGDAPNLKLEPGTLELSPKTELQESMHFSETDATIKKERPYSCDECGKSFLLKHHLTTHARVHTGGERPHICTHCGKSFAHKHCLNTHLLLHSTDRPYQCQECKKSFTLKHHLLTHSRVHSRERPFVCQECGRAFPLKRHLVTHSKFHAGERPYVCEECGESFAQENHLIMHSRFHGSLNPFVCADCGASFPRKFQLVNHGRIHGKIPHSCTVCGKEFLQKRTLVSHMRRVHTGEQAHPCVSCGEGFLTKAELHQHVRAAHNGVNPNTSSATIIANQQQIQQPHHHPGHPQTITVVSNPANSTLLTVSTTDANGVARPQFVCRECGSAFNSREALALHLRLHTGDKSLMTDLCALTAALPGHFLSTASLNPGTVVTANPNLVGQSPVPVQIISSTGQVMSQTTLVQAANSTHPQAVVTAVPTMPVHGQQHLQHIQQQQQQQHVVTVSPANKPKSHFCASCGKGFAAKHGLMQHNRRHPNGGCTVRTHVCECGKAFFQKNHLMLHQRQHLETKPAISQQQEADVQQQQQQQQQQQAAAAAAAAGQQSTQVEVQIMPGGHAKVIKYEICRNVLQEEQAGQQQQQQQASMHAE
- the cg gene encoding zinc finger protein 432 isoform X14 → MCAAQSNPPPFGYTWGFADNGNRAAESVLEISPNINYTVSGESMPYLLSTDGSLAVQKDVKGALSSNKGNVVRRMFVVNDSSFAPGTQRVITTGSASTVVKKQDSGQQVLSINSLDKNCDILPGISVQVQKVIQGLEENEDSQGDAPNLKLEPGTLELSPKTELQESMHFSETDATIKKERPYSCDECGKSFLLKHHLTTHARVHTGGERPHICTHCGKSFAHKHCLNTHLLLHSTDRPYQCQECKKSFTLKHHLLTHSRVHSRERPFVCQECGRAFPLKRHLVTHSKFHAGERPYVCEECGESFAQENHLIMHSRFHGSLNPFVCADCGASFPRKFQLVNHGRIHGKIPHSCTVCGKEFLQKRTLVSHMRRVHTGEQAHPCVSCGEGFLTKAELHQHVRAAHNGVNPNTSSATIIANQQQIQQPHHHPGHPQTITVVSNPANSTLLTVSTTDANGVARPQFVCRECGSAFNSREALALHLRLHTGDKSLMTDLCALTAALPGHFLSTASLNPGTVVTANPNLVGQSPVPVQIISSTGQVMSQTTLVQAANSTHPQAVVTAVPTMPVHGQQHLQHIQQQQQQQHVVTVSPANKPKSHFCASCGKGFAAKHGLMQHNRRHPNGGCTVRTHVCECGKAFFQKNHLMLHQRQHLETKPAISQQQEADVQQQQQQQQQQQAAAAAAAAGQQSTQVEVQIMPGGHAKVIKYEICRNVLQEEQAGQQQQQQQASMHAE